A genomic region of Desulfobulbaceae bacterium DB1 contains the following coding sequences:
- a CDS encoding IS1595 family transposase, whose translation MAKNKIQFQKGMSLTQFFSKYGTDEKCRQILFDLRWPLGFVCPECGHTCYCQISSRKVYQCRRCHRQTSVTSGTIFDNTKLPLNIWFLAIYLITQSKDGISSLNLSRTIGVSANAALRMKHKLQHVMKKQDDATPLSGFIQIDDSYIGGKSRGGKRGRGASGKTPFVAAVSTDEEGHPQQMRFSQVTTFSKQEISQWSEKHLAPGSIVVTDGFSCFTGIKKAGCAHQRIITGGGPDSVEIKEFKWVNTMLGNVKNAIRGSYHAISEKHIPRYFAEFCYRFNHRFQLGKMVPSLAHAAVHTLPRPIRLLKLAESRW comes from the coding sequence ATGGCAAAAAATAAAATTCAGTTTCAAAAAGGCATGAGTTTGACACAGTTTTTTTCCAAATACGGCACTGACGAGAAATGCCGTCAAATTCTCTTTGATCTGAGGTGGCCGCTGGGCTTTGTCTGCCCGGAATGCGGCCACACCTGTTATTGTCAAATCAGCAGCCGCAAAGTCTACCAATGCCGACGTTGCCACCGGCAAACATCTGTTACAAGCGGAACCATTTTCGATAACACAAAACTGCCGCTCAATATCTGGTTCCTTGCAATTTACCTTATCACCCAGTCAAAAGATGGCATATCCTCACTCAATCTTTCGAGAACCATTGGGGTTTCTGCCAATGCTGCTTTGCGCATGAAGCATAAGTTGCAGCACGTCATGAAAAAACAAGATGACGCAACACCCCTATCCGGCTTCATCCAAATCGACGATTCCTATATTGGCGGCAAAAGCAGAGGTGGAAAAAGAGGACGCGGAGCATCCGGGAAAACGCCTTTTGTTGCCGCCGTTTCCACTGACGAAGAAGGTCATCCCCAGCAAATGCGTTTCAGCCAGGTGACCACATTTTCTAAGCAAGAAATTTCCCAATGGTCCGAGAAACACCTGGCGCCAGGCAGTATTGTTGTGACCGATGGTTTCAGCTGCTTTACGGGAATCAAGAAAGCAGGTTGTGCTCATCAACGCATTATCACGGGAGGCGGTCCTGACAGTGTTGAGATCAAAGAGTTCAAATGGGTGAACACCATGCTCGGCAACGTCAAAAATGCCATCCGTGGAAGCTACCATGCAATCAGTGAGAAACATATACCTCGCTATTTTGCTGAGTTTTGTTACCGATTCAACCATCGTTTTCAGTTGGGCAAAATGGTGCCAAGCCTAGCCCATGCAGCTGTGCATACTTTGCCGAGGCCTATTAGGCTGTTGAAGCTGGCTGAAAGTCGATGGTAA
- a CDS encoding GTP-binding protein TypA produces MDQSKIRNVAIIAHVDHGKTTLVDQLFQQSGMFRENQAVAERLMDSMDLERERGITIASKNGSYNYKDYWINIIDTPGHADFGGQVERVLRMADGCLLLVDAQEGPMPQTYFVLKKALANHLPIIVVINKIDKPAARCDWAVDQVFDLFVKLNAPDELLDFPVVYASAKQGFALRSLGEANNNMDPISELIVSSIPAPSGSNDAPLQMQVNTIDYSPYLGRLGIGKVVNGTLKINKDIAVARRDGSISPIRISKIFRFEVNEKVAVTEATTGEIVAVAGMDDVTVGVTFTDPLNPQPLPLIDIDPPTLSMNFVPNDSPFAGKEGKFVTSRHIEERLSRETLADVALRVEPLTDGVGYKVSGRGELHLSILIEKMRREGYEFQVTRPQVIMKEENGKQLEPYEELTIDVDEQYQGVVIEKLGKLKGQMLEMRNENNMVKLVYKIPTRGLLGFRSQFMTDTKGMGIMNYVFAEYGPYAGDIVNRVNGVLVVKETSTTVAYALFNLQERGRLFLGPGLDVYAGQIVGENSRPVDMVVNPAKGKKLTNMRASGSDEAVILTPPRQMSLEECIAYINDDELVEVTPASIRLRKRKVGSFKP; encoded by the coding sequence ATGGACCAGTCAAAAATCAGGAATGTAGCTATCATAGCCCATGTCGACCACGGCAAGACGACCCTGGTTGATCAGCTTTTTCAGCAAAGCGGCATGTTCCGCGAAAATCAGGCAGTGGCCGAACGGTTGATGGACTCCATGGACCTTGAACGGGAGCGTGGTATTACCATTGCCTCGAAAAACGGTTCATATAATTACAAGGACTATTGGATCAATATCATCGACACCCCGGGGCATGCCGATTTCGGCGGTCAGGTGGAGCGGGTACTGCGCATGGCGGACGGCTGTCTCCTGCTGGTTGATGCCCAGGAAGGCCCCATGCCCCAGACCTATTTTGTTCTGAAAAAGGCGCTGGCCAATCATCTGCCGATCATCGTGGTGATCAATAAAATCGATAAACCCGCTGCCCGCTGTGACTGGGCGGTGGACCAGGTATTCGATCTTTTCGTCAAGCTGAACGCTCCGGATGAGCTGCTTGATTTCCCTGTGGTGTATGCCTCCGCCAAGCAGGGTTTTGCCCTGCGGTCCCTGGGGGAAGCAAACAACAACATGGACCCTATTTCGGAACTGATCGTCTCTTCCATCCCCGCGCCTTCCGGCAGCAACGACGCACCGCTGCAGATGCAGGTCAATACCATTGATTACTCACCCTATCTCGGCAGACTCGGCATCGGCAAGGTGGTCAACGGTACTCTGAAAATCAACAAGGACATTGCCGTGGCCCGGCGGGATGGTTCGATTTCTCCCATCCGAATTTCCAAGATTTTTCGCTTTGAAGTCAATGAAAAGGTTGCGGTAACCGAGGCAACTACCGGAGAGATTGTCGCGGTGGCCGGCATGGATGATGTGACCGTGGGTGTGACCTTCACCGATCCCCTCAACCCGCAGCCGTTACCGTTGATTGATATCGACCCGCCTACCCTTTCCATGAATTTCGTGCCCAATGATTCGCCCTTTGCCGGCAAGGAAGGCAAATTTGTCACCTCCCGGCATATCGAGGAGCGCCTTTCCCGTGAAACCCTGGCCGATGTCGCCCTGCGGGTTGAGCCGCTCACTGATGGCGTCGGCTACAAAGTTTCCGGCCGGGGTGAGCTGCATCTCTCCATTCTGATTGAAAAGATGCGACGCGAAGGCTACGAATTTCAGGTGACCAGGCCGCAGGTCATCATGAAGGAGGAAAACGGAAAGCAGCTTGAACCCTATGAGGAGCTGACCATTGATGTGGACGAGCAGTACCAGGGGGTGGTCATTGAGAAGCTCGGCAAGCTGAAAGGCCAGATGCTGGAAATGCGCAATGAAAACAATATGGTCAAGCTGGTTTATAAGATTCCCACCCGCGGCCTGCTCGGTTTCCGATCCCAGTTCATGACCGATACCAAGGGCATGGGCATCATGAATTATGTCTTTGCCGAATACGGACCTTATGCCGGCGATATCGTCAACCGGGTGAACGGGGTGCTGGTGGTAAAGGAAACAAGTACCACCGTTGCCTACGCCCTTTTCAACCTGCAGGAAAGGGGCCGCCTTTTTCTCGGGCCGGGCTTGGATGTGTATGCCGGGCAGATAGTGGGAGAAAACAGCCGGCCGGTGGATATGGTGGTCAATCCGGCCAAGGGCAAGAAGCTGACCAATATGCGGGCCTCCGGTTCGGATGAAGCGGTCATCCTGACACCGCCCCGACAGATGAGCCTTGAAGAGTGCATCGCCTATATCAATGATGACGAGCTGGTTGAGGTGACGCCGGCCTCGATCCGTCTGCGGAAACGCAAGGTCGGCAGCTTTAAGCCGTAA
- a CDS encoding magnesium transporter, with translation MKGKVKKELIGREGMVLLDTIRRLNRRNAVDRLMRLLNKTHPADVAWVFRHLTVEERTHVFNVIAQTSVVGEFLSELDRALMLELVHNLSPKFMVAVIKEMASDDVADLLEALPEEVAGEIRKYMGKADREEVEELMQYHPETAGGLMSPDFMALDGELSVGDAILKVQQRSEEMEMAFYLYITHGDEGKLAGVLSLRELLTHPPYRQLKNIMNPNVISVTTDTDQEETAHIVSQYNILAIPVVDASYRLVGIVTVDDIIDVIREEATEDFLQMAGAGKDREILLKSTFSNAFTRAPWLFASWIGGIVSAMIITLFHEELQKVLALAAFIPIVMGMGGNIGTQSSTIVVRGIATGRINMQELGKVILKEMRVGIILGFFYGLILGVLAFFTYRDPVQLGLVVGFSVMFSMALAATVGSCVPLILKKLDVDAAVATGPFVTTTIDIFGVIAYFSIAKFFLDI, from the coding sequence ATGAAAGGAAAGGTCAAAAAAGAGCTGATCGGCAGGGAAGGAATGGTGCTGCTTGACACCATCCGGCGCTTGAACAGGCGCAATGCCGTGGACCGCTTGATGAGACTGCTGAACAAAACCCATCCTGCCGATGTTGCCTGGGTTTTTCGTCATCTGACCGTTGAAGAGCGGACTCACGTTTTTAATGTCATTGCCCAGACCAGCGTGGTTGGCGAGTTCTTAAGCGAACTTGACCGCGCCCTCATGCTCGAGCTTGTCCATAATCTTTCCCCCAAGTTCATGGTGGCGGTCATCAAGGAAATGGCCTCGGATGATGTGGCCGACCTGCTGGAAGCCTTGCCGGAAGAGGTTGCCGGGGAAATCCGCAAATACATGGGCAAGGCGGATCGGGAAGAGGTCGAAGAGCTCATGCAGTACCACCCGGAAACAGCGGGTGGTCTCATGTCGCCTGATTTCATGGCCCTGGACGGGGAACTGAGCGTCGGCGACGCCATCCTGAAGGTGCAGCAGCGCAGTGAGGAGATGGAGATGGCCTTTTATCTCTATATCACTCACGGTGACGAGGGAAAGCTGGCAGGGGTCCTGTCCCTGCGGGAGCTGCTGACTCATCCTCCCTACCGCCAGCTCAAAAACATCATGAATCCCAATGTCATCTCCGTCACCACTGATACGGATCAGGAGGAAACGGCCCATATCGTTTCCCAGTATAATATTCTGGCCATCCCGGTTGTCGATGCTTCCTACCGGCTTGTCGGTATCGTTACGGTGGATGATATCATCGATGTTATCCGCGAGGAGGCCACCGAAGACTTCCTGCAGATGGCCGGTGCCGGTAAGGACCGGGAGATTTTGCTGAAGTCGACCTTCTCCAATGCCTTCACTCGGGCACCCTGGCTTTTTGCCAGCTGGATCGGCGGTATCGTGTCGGCGATGATCATTACCCTTTTTCATGAGGAGCTGCAAAAGGTGCTTGCCCTGGCCGCCTTTATTCCCATTGTCATGGGCATGGGAGGCAATATCGGCACCCAGTCGAGCACCATTGTCGTGCGGGGTATCGCCACCGGCCGTATCAATATGCAGGAACTGGGCAAGGTCATTTTGAAGGAAATGCGTGTCGGGATTATACTTGGTTTTTTTTACGGACTCATTCTTGGCGTGCTTGCCTTTTTTACTTATAGAGACCCTGTGCAACTCGGTTTGGTTGTCGGTTTTTCCGTCATGTTTTCCATGGCCCTGGCCGCAACAGTCGGCTCCTGCGTGCCGCTTATTTTAAAAAAACTTGATGTTGACGCCGCGGTGGCCACCGGTCCTTTTGTTACCACGACTATCGATATATTCGGCGTCATCGCCTATTTTTCCATTGCTAAATTTTTTCTTGATATTTAA
- a CDS encoding 2-alkenal reductase gives MSTVPRYKNTSFLYFLAALIIIWFFFVRQEGALNSPEAVPRAITARGDLAADEQNTIDVFQATSPSVVYITSIELRRNLFSLNIYEIPKGTGSGFVWDSDGRIVTNYHVIEDASQVQVTLADNSTWKAALVGASVDKDIAVLKISAPAASLKPISVGESAGLLVGQKVFAIGNPFGLDQTITAGIVSALGREIKSANGMTIHDVIQTDAAINPGNSGGPLLDSAGRLIGVNTAIYSPDGVNAGIGFAVPVDEVNRVVTELIKHGRLIRPGLGISVGNERLVDRFGIEGVLVVQVEKGSSADKAGLRGVRRVDGELYLGDIIVGVNGNPVTGIDDLRRELDRHQVGDEVTLKVIRDNQEFQVNVILDAVG, from the coding sequence ATGAGCACTGTGCCCCGTTACAAAAATACGTCGTTCCTTTACTTCCTGGCGGCATTAATCATTATCTGGTTTTTCTTCGTCAGGCAGGAGGGTGCCCTCAACAGTCCGGAAGCCGTCCCCAGGGCGATTACCGCCAGGGGCGATCTGGCTGCCGATGAACAAAACACCATTGATGTTTTTCAGGCAACATCGCCGTCCGTGGTTTATATCACCAGCATTGAATTGCGTCGCAACCTGTTCAGTTTGAACATCTACGAAATACCGAAAGGTACCGGCTCGGGGTTTGTCTGGGACAGCGATGGACGGATCGTCACTAATTACCATGTCATCGAAGACGCCAGCCAGGTACAGGTGACGCTGGCCGACAACAGCACCTGGAAAGCGGCGCTTGTCGGGGCTTCGGTTGATAAAGATATTGCCGTTCTCAAGATTTCCGCGCCTGCGGCAAGCCTGAAACCCATTTCCGTCGGCGAATCCGCCGGCCTGCTGGTGGGGCAGAAGGTTTTTGCCATCGGCAACCCTTTTGGTCTTGATCAAACCATCACCGCCGGTATCGTCAGTGCCCTGGGGCGGGAAATAAAGTCGGCCAACGGGATGACCATTCACGATGTGATTCAGACCGATGCCGCCATTAATCCGGGAAATTCAGGCGGGCCTCTGCTTGACAGCGCCGGCAGGCTGATTGGTGTCAATACCGCCATCTACAGTCCGGACGGCGTCAATGCGGGTATCGGTTTTGCCGTACCGGTGGATGAGGTGAACCGGGTGGTGACGGAACTTATCAAGCATGGTCGACTTATCCGGCCCGGCCTCGGTATTTCCGTGGGAAATGAGCGACTGGTGGATCGTTTCGGTATTGAGGGGGTTCTCGTTGTTCAGGTGGAAAAGGGCAGTTCCGCCGACAAAGCCGGCTTGCGCGGCGTCAGGCGAGTCGATGGTGAACTTTATCTGGGTGATATAATTGTCGGGGTCAACGGGAATCCCGTAACCGGAATTGATGACCTGCGCCGCGAGCTGGATCGGCATCAGGTCGGCGACGAGGTGACGTTAAAGGTCATCAGGGATAACCAGGAATTTCAGGTAAACGTTATTTTGGACGCTGTCGGCTAG
- a CDS encoding (4Fe-4S)-binding protein, with protein sequence MTWWTKALKSLISFDDGQQLDLFRIFPSFRRFLAARHHYAQLRTAADLLFVFVLVSGFFGPQDPERNISVFLTWGILWPAIVLSWFFVGRMWCGICPFPGLGVFLQRRGWTFAIKVPRLLQKYGVYCSVSLLALIIWFETVAGLNEWPAGTSYLVLTIVAGAAVMAVLFPGQAWCRHLCPLGRISGAAATISITEFRADHEKCRGCDTFACKKGIDGRRGCPVYLGAVSVRNNLHCLVCGHCLPLCDRDSPQFLFRNPYNELIWNAGRYITCMYTVPFLIGSQFARFIWDKPAYSEIFASWGLTGPLLFSILLLVCIVVVLVIIKIGNRLFGVTETDPIVGRLSPMVPILIPMAFTGELVYRMAHFAEGIGDFVPTFGRQFGMLFLEKFSFAIPEFPVQVLSAFFMMNGSIAGGYIVWRYCLGPFEGLVDLKSFFVIHVLLLGTLLGYLLVIF encoded by the coding sequence ATGACCTGGTGGACCAAGGCGCTGAAAAGTCTTATTTCCTTTGATGACGGGCAACAGCTCGATCTTTTTCGTATTTTCCCGTCCTTCAGGAGATTTCTTGCCGCCCGGCATCATTACGCCCAATTGCGGACCGCCGCCGACCTGCTTTTTGTTTTTGTATTGGTATCCGGATTTTTCGGCCCCCAGGATCCTGAACGCAATATTTCCGTTTTTCTTACCTGGGGAATCCTTTGGCCGGCCATCGTTCTTTCCTGGTTTTTTGTCGGTCGCATGTGGTGTGGCATCTGCCCGTTCCCGGGGCTTGGTGTCTTTCTGCAGAGAAGGGGCTGGACATTTGCCATCAAAGTGCCGAGATTGCTGCAGAAATACGGGGTTTATTGTTCCGTCTCCCTGCTTGCCCTGATTATCTGGTTTGAAACCGTGGCCGGTTTGAATGAGTGGCCGGCCGGGACATCCTATCTGGTCCTGACTATAGTCGCCGGGGCCGCTGTCATGGCGGTTCTTTTTCCCGGGCAGGCGTGGTGCCGTCATCTCTGCCCGCTGGGAAGAATAAGCGGCGCCGCGGCAACGATCTCCATCACCGAATTTCGCGCGGATCATGAAAAATGCCGGGGATGTGACACCTTTGCTTGTAAAAAAGGGATAGACGGCCGCCGGGGATGCCCGGTTTATCTCGGAGCTGTTTCGGTGCGGAATAATCTTCACTGTCTTGTCTGCGGGCACTGTCTTCCCCTGTGCGACCGCGATTCACCGCAGTTTCTTTTTCGCAATCCCTACAACGAACTTATCTGGAATGCCGGCAGGTATATAACCTGCATGTATACGGTGCCGTTTCTCATCGGCTCCCAGTTCGCCCGTTTCATCTGGGACAAGCCTGCATACAGTGAAATATTTGCTTCATGGGGTTTGACGGGACCCCTGCTTTTCAGTATTCTGCTGCTTGTCTGCATAGTCGTGGTGCTGGTGATTATCAAAATCGGCAACCGGCTTTTCGGGGTGACGGAAACGGATCCGATTGTCGGCCGTCTGTCTCCCATGGTGCCCATTCTCATCCCCATGGCCTTCACCGGCGAATTGGTGTATCGAATGGCGCATTTTGCCGAGGGTATCGGCGATTTTGTGCCGACATTCGGTCGCCAGTTCGGTATGTTGTTTCTGGAAAAATTTTCCTTTGCTATTCCTGAGTTCCCGGTTCAGGTGCTTTCCGCCTTTTTTATGATGAACGGTTCCATTGCCGGAGGGTACATTGTCTGGCGCTATTGTCTCGGACCCTTTGAAGGACTGGTTGATCTGAAGAGTTTTTTTGTCATTCACGTGCTGCTGCTGGGGACACTGCTGGGGTATCTGCTGGTTATTTTTTAG